A genomic window from Pseudoalteromonas piratica includes:
- the hda gene encoding DnaA inactivator Hda translates to MAQSVMTEFQQMALPVTLPDDETFVSFFGGENSHVVKQLEVGLTQLEAAPFNYVYLCGFSDSGKSHLLYATCIRAQELGLSCFLLSCKDLAWLDPHVLDDLEKLDVICIDDIQQIAGDPVWEKALFNFFNRFNGDGKMLVVAGDLLPNMLNITLPDLESRLNWGTTFQIRSMSDDDKAEALVKRAKMRGLTLTEEATRFLLSRVSRDMRALLDILDKLDHASIVEQRKLTIPFIKSILDL, encoded by the coding sequence ATGGCTCAATCAGTAATGACTGAATTCCAACAAATGGCATTACCTGTAACACTGCCTGACGACGAAACGTTTGTGAGTTTTTTCGGTGGTGAAAATTCACATGTGGTAAAGCAACTTGAAGTGGGATTAACTCAGTTAGAAGCGGCACCTTTTAACTATGTTTATCTCTGTGGATTTTCTGATTCAGGTAAGTCTCATTTATTGTATGCAACCTGTATACGCGCACAAGAGTTGGGCTTATCGTGTTTTTTATTATCCTGTAAAGATTTGGCGTGGCTTGACCCCCATGTACTGGATGATTTAGAAAAGCTTGATGTGATTTGTATTGATGACATTCAACAAATTGCAGGCGATCCTGTGTGGGAAAAAGCATTGTTTAATTTTTTCAATCGCTTTAATGGTGATGGCAAAATGCTTGTCGTGGCAGGAGACTTACTGCCAAACATGTTAAACATTACGCTACCTGATTTAGAGTCGCGTTTAAATTGGGGTACGACGTTTCAAATTCGCTCTATGAGCGATGACGATAAAGCGGAAGCCTTAGTTAAGCGTGCTAAAATGCGCGGCTTAACATTAACAGAAGAAGCGACGCGTTTCTTACTGTCTCGGGTGAGTCGAGATATGCGCGCACTGCTTGATATTTTGGATAAACTTGATCATGCCTCGATTGTTGAACAGCGAAAATTAACCATCCCGTTTATCAAAAGTATCTTAGATTTATAG
- a CDS encoding M14 family metallopeptidase — translation MRITSQFDSGNIEVLSLENREDIQLKIKNDNQSEFFQWFHFKLESQIDLLHRLTIVDLDKSAYPEGWVDYQAVASYDRQTWFRVPTRFENNQLIIEFTPECEQVYFAYFAPYSYERHQDLLSWAQSHESCTIETLGETIDGRDISVLQIGEPADDKKVIWMIARQHPGETMAEWFIEGVLHKLLDDEDAHAAALLNKAVFYIVPNMNPDGSVRGHLRTNAVGVNLNREWQTPSIEKSPEVYYVREKMFATGVDMCLDVHGDEAIPYNFFAGSEGIPRYDARLKDLEDSFKAAMFVTTPEFQDEFGYPKDEPGQANLTVGSSWVGQEFNCLSYTIEMPFKDNNGLPDVDYGWSDRRSYSFGQDTLAAIVSVVDKLR, via the coding sequence ATGAGAATTACTAGTCAATTTGATAGCGGTAATATCGAGGTACTAAGCCTTGAAAATCGCGAAGATATTCAATTAAAAATTAAAAATGATAACCAGTCAGAATTTTTTCAATGGTTTCACTTCAAACTTGAGTCACAAATCGATTTGTTGCATCGACTAACGATTGTTGATTTAGATAAATCAGCTTACCCAGAGGGTTGGGTTGATTACCAGGCTGTGGCATCTTATGACCGCCAGACTTGGTTCCGTGTACCAACTCGATTTGAAAATAATCAATTAATTATTGAATTCACACCAGAATGTGAACAAGTCTATTTTGCCTATTTTGCGCCATACAGCTATGAGCGTCACCAAGATTTACTTTCTTGGGCACAATCACATGAAAGCTGTACTATCGAAACACTAGGTGAAACCATTGATGGTCGCGATATTTCGGTATTACAAATTGGCGAACCAGCAGATGACAAAAAAGTAATTTGGATGATTGCGCGTCAACACCCAGGTGAAACGATGGCTGAATGGTTTATTGAAGGTGTGCTTCACAAGCTGTTAGATGATGAAGATGCTCATGCAGCTGCGCTGCTGAATAAAGCGGTATTCTACATTGTGCCAAATATGAACCCAGATGGCAGTGTCCGTGGACATCTGCGTACCAATGCTGTAGGTGTTAACCTTAACCGTGAGTGGCAGACGCCTTCAATCGAAAAGAGCCCTGAAGTTTATTATGTGCGTGAAAAAATGTTCGCAACAGGTGTTGATATGTGCCTAGATGTACATGGTGATGAGGCAATACCTTACAACTTTTTTGCAGGCAGTGAAGGGATCCCTCGTTACGATGCACGTTTAAAAGACCTTGAAGATAGCTTTAAAGCGGCAATGTTTGTAACAACACCTGAATTCCAAGATGAGTTCGGTTATCCAAAAGATGAGCCGGGTCAGGCAAATCTAACGGTTGGCTCTAGCTGGGTAGGGCAAGAATTCAATTGTTTATCTTACACAATTGAAATGCCATTTAAAGACAACAATGGTTTACCAGATGTTGATTATGGTTGGTCAGATCGCCGTTCATACTCATTTGGTCAAGACACGCTTGCTGCAATTGTGAGTGTGGTAGATAAATTACGATAA
- a CDS encoding DUF2989 domain-containing protein, whose protein sequence is MLKKLTSLCLITLLVGCDNAKSIREICDDDAQFCADLNTDSHCNTQRAEVILGRYAESQTPDDATKYKLLSAFHSYAKCVELAASIEHIKLKEKTTSRVNGHLTALKEINRLSKETRNSQYPHLLYYHWSRNGDEQAMQSLIAMDEKRELETSEFQYKLATYYIKFDNKLAVDKLYHALELNPAGETAKPEIYTALTNIFYQMEEFKLSYIWALVAKEAGIENIDLAPLEYELTNQGKSLSELANLADSTLSSIEDGTFSSPR, encoded by the coding sequence GTGTTAAAAAAACTAACAAGTCTTTGCTTAATAACTTTATTAGTTGGGTGTGATAACGCGAAAAGTATTCGTGAAATTTGTGATGACGATGCTCAGTTTTGCGCTGATCTCAACACTGACAGCCACTGCAACACACAGCGTGCAGAAGTGATTTTAGGGCGGTATGCTGAATCACAAACGCCAGATGATGCCACCAAATATAAACTATTGTCAGCTTTTCATAGCTACGCCAAATGTGTCGAGCTGGCAGCGAGTATTGAACATATAAAATTGAAAGAGAAAACCACTTCTCGTGTAAATGGGCATCTTACTGCGCTAAAAGAAATCAACCGATTGTCCAAAGAAACTCGTAATTCTCAATATCCACATTTACTTTATTATCACTGGTCAAGAAATGGCGATGAACAAGCGATGCAATCGTTAATCGCGATGGACGAAAAGCGAGAGCTTGAAACCTCTGAATTTCAATATAAGCTCGCGACGTATTACATAAAGTTTGATAATAAACTGGCTGTCGACAAGCTTTACCATGCGCTTGAACTCAACCCTGCTGGTGAGACTGCAAAACCTGAGATTTACACTGCGCTGACAAATATTTTTTACCAAATGGAAGAATTTAAGCTGTCATATATTTGGGCATTAGTAGCCAAAGAAGCTGGCATTGAAAACATTGACCTAGCACCGCTTGAATATGAACTCACCAATCAAGGAAAGTCGTTGAGTGAGCTTGCTAATCTTGCCGACAGCACCTTAAGCAGTATTGAAGACGGTACATTTAGCTCGCCAAGATAA
- a CDS encoding glyceraldehyde-3-phosphate dehydrogenase, which produces MTSSHEQDYLNSWQERQDFAESMQPIIGKLYRNRGIEIAIYGRPLINASTIDVIKAHKTVAQFEDSKLRLRESFPFLEAIEKMELTSARIDLGKLAYAYIYKNAGEGRSVEEYLAAELAEIHNKEDKIEPRDVVLYGFGRIGRLLARLLIEKSGPHSDLRLRAIVVRGGKKGDLEKRASLLRRDSIHGPFNGSITVDNERNAIKANGSYIQVIYANSPSEVDYTQYGIENALIVDNTGIWKDEDGLGQHLAAKGASKVLLTAPAKGNIKNVVYGVNNKDILSEDTIVSAASCTTNAITPTLKALNDKFGIKNGHVETVHSYTNDQNLIDNYHSAERRGRAAALNMVITSTGAAKAVSKALPELEGKLTGNAIRVPTPNVSMAILNLNLETATSVEELNEFLRETALYSDLRDQIDYTASTEIVSTDLVGSRYAGVVDSQATIVDGDRVVLYVWYDNEFGYSCQVVRCMQDMAEVTHPSLPR; this is translated from the coding sequence ATGACCTCATCTCACGAGCAAGATTATCTGAATAGCTGGCAGGAACGCCAAGACTTCGCTGAAAGCATGCAACCAATCATTGGTAAGTTATACCGTAACCGCGGTATTGAAATTGCCATTTATGGTCGCCCTTTAATTAACGCAAGTACAATCGACGTTATTAAGGCACATAAAACAGTTGCCCAATTCGAAGACAGCAAACTACGCCTTCGTGAAAGCTTCCCGTTTTTAGAAGCTATTGAAAAAATGGAACTGACTTCAGCACGTATCGATTTAGGTAAGCTAGCGTATGCTTATATCTATAAAAATGCGGGTGAAGGTCGTTCAGTAGAAGAATACCTAGCAGCAGAACTTGCTGAAATTCATAATAAAGAAGACAAAATTGAACCACGCGACGTAGTACTTTACGGCTTTGGTCGTATCGGTCGTTTATTAGCGCGTCTGCTAATCGAAAAAAGTGGTCCACACTCAGATTTACGTTTACGTGCTATTGTTGTTCGTGGCGGTAAAAAAGGTGACCTTGAAAAGCGTGCTAGCTTATTACGTCGTGACTCAATCCATGGTCCTTTCAATGGTTCAATCACTGTTGATAATGAACGTAATGCAATCAAAGCAAATGGTAGCTACATTCAGGTTATCTATGCTAACTCGCCAAGCGAAGTTGATTACACGCAGTATGGCATCGAAAATGCGTTGATTGTAGACAACACAGGTATTTGGAAAGATGAAGATGGCCTAGGCCAACACTTAGCAGCTAAAGGCGCATCAAAAGTGCTTCTTACAGCGCCAGCTAAGGGCAATATCAAAAACGTAGTTTACGGTGTAAACAACAAAGACATTCTTTCTGAAGACACAATTGTTTCAGCTGCAAGCTGTACAACAAATGCAATTACGCCAACGCTTAAAGCATTAAATGATAAGTTCGGTATTAAGAATGGTCACGTTGAAACTGTTCACTCGTACACCAATGACCAAAACCTAATCGATAACTATCACAGCGCTGAGCGCCGTGGCCGCGCAGCAGCACTGAACATGGTTATTACCTCTACTGGTGCAGCAAAAGCAGTATCAAAGGCTCTACCAGAGCTTGAAGGTAAATTAACAGGTAACGCTATTCGTGTTCCTACACCGAATGTATCAATGGCAATTCTTAACCTAAACCTTGAGACTGCAACGTCAGTTGAAGAGTTAAACGAATTCCTACGTGAAACAGCGCTTTACTCAGATTTACGTGATCAAATCGATTACACAGCGTCAACTGAAATTGTATCAACTGACTTAGTTGGTAGCCGTTACGCGGGTGTTGTTGATTCACAAGCGACCATCGTTGATGGTGACCGTGTTGTACTATACGTATGGTACGATAACGAATTCGGTTACAGCTGTCAGGTTGTTCGTTGTATGCAAGATATGGCAGAAGTAACACACCCAAGTTTACCTCGCTAA
- the ihfA gene encoding integration host factor subunit alpha, producing MALTKADIAEHLFVKLGINKKDAKDLVESFFEEIRTALESGEQIKLSGFGNFDLRDKKERPGRNPKTGEDIPISARRVVTFRPGQKLKTRVEVGTSKD from the coding sequence ATGGCGCTTACAAAAGCCGACATAGCTGAACACCTATTTGTAAAACTGGGTATTAACAAAAAAGACGCTAAAGATTTAGTGGAAAGCTTTTTTGAAGAAATTCGTACAGCACTTGAGAGTGGTGAACAAATTAAGCTTTCTGGCTTTGGTAATTTTGATCTTAGAGATAAAAAAGAGCGTCCAGGGCGCAACCCTAAAACGGGTGAAGATATTCCAATCTCTGCTCGCAGAGTTGTGACTTTCCGCCCGGGTCAAAAACTGAAAACGCGCGTTGAAGTTGGAACCAGTAAAGACTAA
- the pheS gene encoding phenylalanine--tRNA ligase subunit alpha, with protein MNLEAILAEALEAVEKASEIAHLEDVRVNYLGKKGEITSLLKSLGKMDPEERKTAGQVINQAKQQVQEKINAKREALQEKALAEKLAKETIDVTLPGRTQPTAGLHPVTRTIERIESFFGELGFAVKSGPEVEDDFHNFDALNIPEHHPARADHDTFYFNPKLVLRTQTSGVQIRTMETEQPPLRIISPGRVYRNDYDQTHTPMFHQVEGLMVDKNVSFTELKGILHDFLRNFFEEDMEIRFRPSYFPFTEPSAEVDVMGKNGKWLEVLGCGMVHPNVLRSVGIDPEEYTGFAFGMGVERLTMLRYGVNDLRAFFENDLKFLNQFK; from the coding sequence ATGAATTTAGAAGCAATCTTGGCTGAAGCCCTAGAAGCTGTTGAGAAAGCCAGTGAAATCGCTCACTTGGAAGATGTGCGCGTAAATTACCTTGGTAAAAAAGGTGAGATTACCAGCTTATTAAAAAGCTTAGGTAAAATGGACCCAGAAGAACGTAAAACTGCAGGTCAGGTGATCAACCAAGCAAAGCAGCAAGTTCAAGAAAAAATTAATGCGAAGCGTGAAGCTCTGCAAGAAAAAGCATTAGCAGAAAAGCTAGCAAAAGAGACTATTGATGTCACTTTACCTGGCCGCACACAACCAACAGCAGGTTTACACCCAGTAACACGAACTATCGAACGCATTGAAAGCTTTTTTGGTGAGCTAGGTTTTGCAGTTAAGTCAGGTCCTGAAGTGGAAGATGATTTTCACAATTTCGACGCGCTAAATATTCCTGAGCATCATCCTGCACGCGCTGATCATGATACATTTTATTTCAACCCAAAACTGGTACTGCGTACGCAAACGAGTGGTGTTCAAATTCGTACCATGGAAACGGAACAACCGCCACTTCGTATTATCTCTCCTGGACGCGTTTACCGAAACGATTATGATCAAACGCATACACCTATGTTCCATCAGGTTGAAGGTTTAATGGTTGACAAGAACGTTAGCTTTACTGAATTGAAAGGTATTTTGCACGATTTTCTTCGCAACTTCTTTGAAGAAGACATGGAAATTCGTTTCCGTCCTTCATACTTCCCGTTTACTGAGCCTTCAGCTGAAGTTGACGTAATGGGTAAAAACGGTAAATGGCTTGAAGTACTAGGTTGTGGCATGGTTCACCCTAATGTTCTTCGCTCTGTAGGCATCGACCCTGAAGAGTATACAGGCTTTGCGTTTGGTATGGGCGTAGAGCGTTTAACCATGTTGCGTTATGGCGTAAACGATTTACGTGCATTTTTCGAAAACGATTTAAAATTCCTAAACCAATTCAAGTAA
- a CDS encoding DUF2066 domain-containing protein, whose protein sequence is MEYKFNTLKNALILTLFSLLSFSLLAVEVTDLYQYKAVVDNKTQSEQRRANRVGFVGVLEKVSGQKVDRSHPVIKDASKNLSRFVLKYEYEESLYQTYLKIRYQPQLIDSVLKQMEIPIWGNRRPLTLIWLAIEEGLQRSLVTKEDFPQIFHLLETNSDNAGLPIVMPLLDLEDRMNLNVTDVWANFPEQIIAASARYEPEVIVSARLYQRDNVWFLDWQFTNQSSFQLYQLSGDKLTITGQLVGSISEQIAKQYATLGEAQSSEVVTISFYGVGGMKQLEALKVRLRSLTQVNELDIKFRQGERVDLNLYLNAHVDSLQKALQLDSQFEIIFDPFSQTDVQQLEYQWLNQ, encoded by the coding sequence ATGGAATACAAGTTTAACACATTGAAAAACGCACTGATTTTAACTCTATTTAGTTTACTTAGCTTTTCACTTTTAGCTGTTGAAGTAACTGATCTTTATCAATATAAAGCGGTTGTTGATAATAAAACACAGAGCGAGCAACGACGTGCAAATCGTGTTGGTTTTGTAGGGGTACTTGAAAAGGTTTCAGGTCAGAAAGTTGATAGATCCCACCCAGTTATCAAAGACGCTTCGAAAAATCTGTCTCGTTTTGTACTTAAGTATGAATACGAAGAATCACTCTATCAAACTTATTTAAAGATTCGCTATCAACCACAACTGATTGATAGTGTGCTTAAACAAATGGAAATTCCTATTTGGGGAAACCGTCGCCCGTTAACCCTTATATGGCTTGCTATTGAAGAAGGACTACAACGTAGCTTGGTAACAAAGGAAGATTTTCCACAGATTTTTCATTTACTAGAAACGAATAGTGATAATGCGGGGTTACCCATTGTCATGCCATTGTTAGATCTTGAAGATCGCATGAACTTGAATGTGACAGATGTATGGGCGAATTTTCCAGAACAAATTATTGCTGCTTCAGCACGTTATGAACCTGAAGTAATAGTTTCTGCGAGACTTTACCAACGTGATAATGTGTGGTTTTTAGATTGGCAATTTACTAATCAGTCTAGTTTCCAATTGTATCAACTCTCTGGTGATAAACTGACAATTACCGGTCAGCTTGTAGGTAGCATTTCGGAACAGATCGCCAAGCAATATGCTACCTTAGGTGAAGCGCAAAGCTCGGAAGTTGTAACAATTAGTTTTTATGGCGTAGGCGGCATGAAACAGCTTGAAGCGTTAAAAGTACGTTTACGCTCCCTCACTCAAGTAAATGAACTGGATATTAAATTTCGACAGGGTGAACGCGTTGATTTAAATTTATACCTCAATGCACATGTCGATAGCTTACAAAAAGCCCTGCAATTGGACTCACAATTTGAAATTATTTTTGATCCATTCAGTCAAACTGACGTTCAACAACTTGAGTATCAATGGCTCAATCAGTAA
- the pheT gene encoding phenylalanine--tRNA ligase subunit beta: MKFSEKWLREWVNPAIDTDALSEQLSMAGLEVDGLDPVAGDFSGVVIGQVVECGQHPDADKLRVTKVDVGEDELLDIVCGAANCRQGLKVAVAKVGAVLPGDFKIKKAKLRGQPSHGMLCAFEELGMAESSDGILELPEDAVIGTDIREYFGLDDVTIDVDLTANRSDCLGIKGLAREVGVLNSLDVNNVEIAAVTPTIDDKIDIELVNPESCPRYLGRVIKGINLNAQSPLWMVEKLRRSGIRSIDPVVDVTNYVLLELGHPMHAFDLNAIEGGIKVRNANAGEELVLLDGNTAKLKESTLLIADHNKALAMAGIFGGEQSGVTENTQDILLESAFFSPLAIAGQARSYGLHTDASHRYERGVDYKLQHDAMERATQLLLDIVGGEAGPVVEAVSEAHLPKAKSVTLRRARLDRVIGYHIDDATVTNILTRLGLTVSFDNDTWQADVPSYRFDISIEEDLIEEVARVFGYNNIPNVAPTAKLAMTQHQEAILPLKRFRNELVSRGYQEAITYSFVDPKVQSLLHPSADALVLPHPISIEMSAMRVSLLPGLLSSVVYNQNRQQSRIRLFESGLKFVKDDAAENGIQQTQIIGGVIYGNTHNEHWGIQSQAVDFFDIKGDVEALLSLTCDMANISFVAEQNEGLHPGQSASILRNGKKIGYLGCIHPEIQSKLNINNQVFAFEIELLGLENRVLPEAVDVSKFPSNRRDIAVVVKDSVNAGDILESIKKVGGNQLVDLNLFDVYKGKGVEADHKSLAIALTLQNAERTLEEKDINSIVDLVVAELAEQFNASLRD; encoded by the coding sequence ATGAAATTTAGTGAAAAGTGGCTAAGAGAATGGGTTAATCCAGCAATTGATACTGATGCACTCTCTGAACAACTGTCAATGGCAGGCCTTGAAGTAGATGGTTTAGATCCTGTTGCAGGTGATTTCTCAGGTGTTGTTATTGGCCAAGTGGTTGAATGCGGTCAACACCCAGATGCAGACAAGTTACGTGTAACAAAAGTTGATGTTGGCGAAGACGAACTGCTCGATATCGTATGTGGTGCAGCAAACTGTCGCCAAGGTTTAAAAGTTGCAGTTGCTAAAGTGGGTGCAGTATTACCGGGCGATTTTAAGATTAAGAAGGCAAAGTTACGCGGTCAACCTTCTCACGGCATGTTATGTGCGTTTGAAGAGTTAGGCATGGCTGAGAGCTCTGATGGTATTTTAGAACTACCAGAAGACGCAGTAATTGGCACGGATATCCGTGAATACTTTGGTTTAGATGACGTTACCATTGATGTTGATTTAACAGCAAACCGCAGTGATTGTTTAGGCATTAAAGGCCTTGCGCGTGAAGTAGGTGTATTAAACAGCCTTGATGTTAATAATGTTGAAATTGCCGCAGTAACACCGACAATCGACGATAAAATTGATATCGAGTTAGTTAATCCTGAATCATGCCCTCGTTATTTAGGTCGTGTAATCAAAGGCATTAACTTAAATGCACAATCACCTTTATGGATGGTTGAAAAGCTACGTCGCAGTGGTATTCGTTCAATTGACCCTGTTGTTGATGTAACAAACTATGTATTACTTGAACTAGGCCATCCAATGCATGCTTTTGATTTAAATGCTATTGAAGGTGGTATTAAAGTACGTAATGCAAACGCAGGTGAAGAGCTTGTATTACTTGACGGTAACACTGCAAAATTAAAAGAAAGCACGTTATTAATTGCGGATCACAACAAAGCACTTGCGATGGCAGGTATCTTTGGTGGTGAACAGTCTGGTGTCACTGAAAATACTCAGGATATTTTACTAGAAAGTGCATTCTTCAGCCCACTTGCGATTGCTGGTCAAGCACGTAGCTATGGTTTACATACCGACGCATCTCACCGCTATGAGCGTGGTGTTGATTACAAACTTCAGCATGACGCAATGGAACGTGCAACCCAGTTATTACTTGATATTGTAGGTGGTGAAGCCGGCCCTGTTGTTGAAGCTGTATCTGAAGCGCATTTACCAAAAGCTAAATCAGTAACATTACGTCGCGCGCGTTTAGACCGTGTAATTGGTTATCACATTGATGATGCAACGGTTACAAATATTCTTACACGTTTAGGTCTAACGGTTAGTTTTGATAATGACACGTGGCAAGCAGATGTACCGAGTTACCGTTTTGATATTTCAATTGAAGAAGATTTAATTGAAGAAGTGGCGCGTGTATTTGGTTACAACAATATTCCAAATGTTGCCCCTACCGCAAAGCTAGCAATGACTCAGCATCAAGAAGCTATTTTACCTTTAAAACGCTTCCGCAATGAACTAGTGAGTCGCGGTTATCAAGAAGCAATTACTTATAGCTTTGTTGACCCTAAAGTACAAAGTTTACTTCACCCAAGTGCAGATGCGTTAGTGCTACCACACCCAATTTCAATTGAAATGTCAGCAATGCGTGTGAGCTTACTCCCTGGTTTATTAAGTTCAGTGGTGTATAACCAAAACCGTCAGCAATCGCGTATTCGTTTATTTGAATCGGGCCTAAAATTTGTTAAAGATGATGCTGCTGAAAATGGCATTCAACAAACGCAAATAATTGGTGGTGTGATTTATGGTAATACACACAATGAGCATTGGGGTATTCAATCACAGGCTGTCGACTTCTTCGATATTAAAGGTGATGTAGAAGCACTGCTAAGTTTAACCTGTGATATGGCAAATATTTCATTTGTTGCTGAACAAAATGAAGGCCTTCACCCAGGTCAATCTGCATCAATTTTAAGAAATGGTAAAAAAATTGGTTACTTAGGCTGTATTCACCCAGAAATACAGTCTAAACTAAATATTAACAATCAAGTTTTTGCCTTTGAAATCGAGTTGTTAGGTTTAGAAAACCGTGTTTTACCTGAAGCGGTTGACGTTTCTAAGTTTCCATCGAACCGACGAGATATAGCGGTTGTTGTAAAAGATTCGGTAAATGCTGGCGATATTTTAGAGTCAATAAAAAAAGTTGGCGGAAATCAACTAGTTGACCTAAACTTATTCGACGTGTATAAGGGCAAAGGAGTTGAGGCTGATCACAAGAGTTTAGCGATTGCATTAACACTGCAAAATGCTGAAAGAACGCTTGAAGAGAAAGACATCAACTCAATTGTAGACTTAGTGGTGGCCGAATTGGCTGAACAATTTAACGCATCGTTGAGGGACTAG
- the pgsA gene encoding CDP-diacylglycerol--glycerol-3-phosphate 3-phosphatidyltransferase: MWNIPNTLTAFRLILIPIFIVLFFIPAKWSFFWAAFIFWLASVTDMLDGYLARKLEQSTPFGAFLDPVADKVMVSVALIALTQHYQSLYITIPTIIIISREIIVSALREWMAEVGERANVAVSQLGKIKTAAQMLAIIGLIWQYDSQMITLSFVLFYIATILTFVSMVQYLIAGWGALSQASK; encoded by the coding sequence ATGTGGAACATTCCTAATACCTTAACAGCTTTTCGTTTGATTTTAATCCCGATTTTTATCGTCTTGTTTTTTATTCCAGCTAAATGGTCCTTTTTCTGGGCTGCGTTTATTTTCTGGTTGGCCTCAGTAACCGATATGCTTGATGGCTATTTAGCAAGAAAGCTCGAGCAATCGACCCCTTTTGGTGCTTTCTTAGATCCAGTTGCAGATAAAGTGATGGTGTCGGTTGCGTTAATTGCTCTTACCCAACATTACCAATCACTGTACATCACTATCCCTACTATTATTATCATCAGCCGAGAAATCATTGTTTCCGCATTGCGAGAATGGATGGCTGAAGTAGGAGAGCGCGCTAATGTGGCGGTGTCTCAATTAGGAAAAATTAAAACAGCGGCACAAATGTTGGCTATTATTGGTTTAATTTGGCAATACGATAGCCAAATGATCACACTTTCGTTTGTGTTATTTTATATCGCGACTATCTTAACCTTTGTTTCGATGGTGCAATATTTGATTGCAGGCTGGGGCGCTTTGTCACAAGCAAGTAAGTAA